The following proteins are encoded in a genomic region of Papaver somniferum cultivar HN1 unplaced genomic scaffold, ASM357369v1 unplaced-scaffold_10, whole genome shotgun sequence:
- the LOC113326013 gene encoding E3 ubiquitin-protein ligase SPL2-like, producing MTTNDQTIAFLAQVVSFGDGAVFGTAIAFAAVKAWQSYFFNSSALNKVLQAPNVRVSDLRQLLVKEGEAASGGGDDGGGGGGGGDGGGGGWDGKLVVVRGIVEAKRSVDGWKSSSPNVLISKEAGERAVILQNIQTCVYNEWRGLLGWTSDLRTVFLRSWKDQKSTSVRMVPFVLLDTVTGRSSTSDNLFVNMDDSKHPLPLSTVYHKLTPVQTSSYTFLQAVFGHAYPVALLDEEKVLSVGKQISAVGICSFKDGVPQIKSSHDLPCFLTEKTKDQLVVDLAFNTKCLVWGGLILGSLSVGILGYATIRNWKRWKEWRQRRENERASQAEAASAMDTEAQADEIAGEVPDGELCAVCLIRRRSAAFVPCGHMVCCYSCSLTVRRESSPKCPVCRQPVTSSVRIYAS from the exons atGACAACAAACGATCAAACAATAGCATTCCTAGCACAAGTTGTTTCATTCGGAGATGGAGCTGTATTTGGTACAGCAATCGCTTTTGCTGCTGTGAAAGCATGGCAGAGTTATTTTTTCAATTCATCTGCTCTTAATAAGGTTCTCCAAGCTCCGAATGTTAGAGTCTCTGATCTTCGACAGCTTCTTGTAAAAGAAGGAGAAgctgctagtggtggtggtgatgatggtggtggtggcggcggtggcggtgatggtggtggtggtggttgggatGGTAAACTTGTGGTGGTTAGAGGAATTGTTGAAGCTAAAAGAAGCGTTGATGGTTGGAAAAGTTCAAGCCCTAATGTTTTGATTTCTAAAGAAGCTGGTGAAAGAGCTGTGATTTTACAGAATATACAAACG TGTGTGTATAACGAATGGAGGGGATTATTAGGATGGACTTCGGATTTACGGACGGTTTTCCTGAGATCATGGAAGGATCAGAAGTCGACATCAGTAAGGATg GTTCCTTTTGTGCTTCTTGATACTGTTACTGGTCGATCGTCAACTTCGGATAACCTGTTTGTTAATATGGATGACTCAAAACATCCTCTACCTCTTTCAACAGTTTATCATAAACTAACACCAGTTCAGACTTCCTCTTACACATTCCTCCAAGCAGTTTTTGGCCATGCATACCCT GTTGCTCTGTTGGATGAGGAGAAAGTTCTTTCTGTAGGAAAGCAGATTAGTGCAGTAGGTATTTGTAGCTTCAAAGATGGGGTTCCACAAATCAAATCATCACATGACCTCCCCTGTTTCTT GACTGAGAAGACTAAAGATCAGCTGGTGGTGGATCTGGCGTTTAATACAAAATGTTTAGTTTGGGGTGGACTTATTCTAGGGTCGCTTTCAGTCGGAATACTAGGCTATGCTACAATAAG GAACTGGAAAAGGTGGAAAGAATGGAGGCAGCGAAGGGAAAATGAGCGAGCGAGTCAAGCAGAAGCTGCTTCTGCAATGGATACAGAAGCTCAGGCCGATGAAATAGCAGGAGAAGTTCCGGATGGGGAACTTTGCGCGGTTTGTCTAATTAGGAGAAGAAGTGCTGCTTTTGTTCCTTGCGGGCATATGGTTTGTTGCTATTCATGTTCCCTTACAGTCAGACGAGAATCTTCACCAAAGTGTCCTGTGTGTAGGCAGCCTGTCACGTCCTCTGTCAGGATCTATGCTTCTTAG